A single window of Gambusia affinis linkage group LG18, SWU_Gaff_1.0, whole genome shotgun sequence DNA harbors:
- the tox4b gene encoding TOX high mobility group box family member 4b isoform X2, whose protein sequence is MEFPGGSENYLSIPGSGHPFLSSSETFHTPSLGDEEFEIPPISLDPDSALTVSDVVSHFGELSDAGGSDGVVVPGNAVVEGDDPSFAAPYVSAPSQGLEHLTLGVMNQSGGSALLGSSLGMDLGHPIGSQFSSSSPVTIDVPLGDMGQGLLGSNQLTTIDQSELSAQLGLGLGGGNMLQRPQSPENPLSATASPTSSLQDDDMDDFRRSVLVESPVSLAVSPAVISLDPSMSECPVSASTSSVSSAVGRRGAAAPAGGGGGKKGRKKKDPNEPQKPVSAYALFFRDTQAAIKGQNPNATFGEVSKIVASMWDSLGEEQKQVYKRKNDAAKKEYLKALSEYRANKNSQAPIEVMETEPSPPPAAPAPPPSPPVVTPASTSTPRPSRSQHYNPEENTITNICTSNIILDLPHVTTRSRTGAKPPAPAPSPAPNPPTVTKIIIKQTPLPSGGVSITSTTASSPRQPPPLQQMQSTPPPPRLQQAPPPLQAKPRGGGAAAATAPPPLQIKVVPSSRQKDSAAPIIVTAAGNTGSKLTSPSGVTVDVGQSDAVVMSGEEVAEAEEGMEVEVNVTPGLSVTAAQAPTICVRAGCNKPAVESEDWDKEYCSNECVATHCRDVFMAWCAIRGSNSTTVT, encoded by the exons ATGGAG TTCCCTGGCGGCAGCGAAAACTACCTGTCGATTCCCGGGTCCGGCCAtcctttcctctcttcctccgaG ACGTTCCACACCCCCAGCCTCGGCGATGAGGAGTTCGAGATCCCGCCCATCTCTCTGGACCCGGACTCGGCGCTCACCGTGTCCGACGTGGTGTCTCATTTCGGCGAGCTGTCGGACGCCGGCGGCTCAGACGGCGTGGTGGTACCGGGGAACGCCGTGGTGGAAGGGGACGACCCGTCCTTCGCCGCCCCCTACGTCAGCGCTCCCTCGCAGGGCTTGGAGCACCTGACCCTGGGGGTCATGAACCAGTCGGGAGGAAGCGCTCTGCTGGGCTCCTCGTTGGGGAtg GATCTGGGCCACCCCATTGGGTCTCAGTTCAGCAGCTCATCTCCGGTGACCATAGACGTCCCGTTGGGTGACATGGGCCAAGGGTTACTGGGGTCCAACCAGCTGACCACTatcgaccaatcagagctgaGCGCTCAGCTGGGGCTCGGTCTAGGAGGAGGCAACATGCTGCAGCGACCCCAATCGCCCGAGAATCCGTTGTCGGCAACGGCGTCGCCCACCAGCTCGCTGCAGGACGACGACATGGACGACTTTAGACGG AGCGTGCTAGTCGAGTCTCCGGTGTCTCTGGCTGTTTCGCCCGCCGTCATCTCACTCGATCCCTCCATGTCGGAGTGCCCCGTCTCTGCGTCCACGTCCAGCGTCTCCTCGGCCGTCGGAcggagaggagcagcagcaccagcaggaggaggaggaggaaaaaaggggaggaagaagaaagaccCCAACGAGCCTCAGAAACCAGTGTCGGCCTACGCTTTGTTCTTCAGGGACACGCAGGCGGCCATTAAAGGCCAGAACCCCAACGCTACGTTCGGAGAAGTCTCTAAGATCGTGGCGTCCATGTGGGACAGTTTGGGAGAGGAACAGAAACAA gtttacaaaaggaaaaatgatgCAGCAAAGAAGGAATACTTGAAAGCTCTATCAGAGTACAGAGCCAACAAAAACTCCCAA GCTCCCATTGAAGTCATGGAAACCGAGCCGTCGCCACCGCCCGCTGCCCccgctcctcctccttctcctccggTCGTCACGCCCGCCTCCACTTCCACCCCGCGACCCTCCAGGTCCCAGCACTACAACCCCGAGGAGAACACCATCACCAACATCTGCACCTCCAACATCATCCTGGACCTGCCTCACGTCACCACGCGGTCCCGCACCGGCGCCAAGCCCCCGGCCCCGGCCCCGAGCCCCGCCCCTAACCCTCCCACCGTCACCAAGATCATCATCAAGCAGACGCCGCTTCCGTCCGGCGGCGTCTCCATCACCAGCACCACCGCCTCCTCGCCGCGCCAGCCGCCCCCGCTGCAGCAAATGCAGAGCACCCCGCCGCCGCCCAGACTGCagcaggctccgccccctctgCAAGCCAAGCCTCGGGGCGGCGGCGCTGCCGCGGCCACCGCTCCGCCTCCCCTGCAGATCAAAGTGGTTCCTTCGTCGCGGCAGAAAGACTCGGCCGCGCCCATCATAGTGACGGCAGCCGGCAACACTGGCAGCAAATTGACGTCCCCGTCGGGCGTGACGGTGGATGTGGGGCAATCGGACGCCGTGGTGATGTCAGGGGAGGAGGTGGCGGAGGCGGAGGAAGGG ATGGAGGTGGAGGTGAACGTGACGCCGGGTCTGAGTGTGACCGCCGCGCAGGCACCGACCATCTGCGTGCGCGCCGGCTGCAACAAGCCGGCGGTGGAGAGCGAAGACTGGGACAAGGAGTACTGCAGCAACGAGTGTGTCGCCACACACTGCAG AGACGTGTTCATGGCCTGGTGCGCCATCCGAGGGTCAAACTCCACCACCGTCACATAG
- the tox4b gene encoding TOX high mobility group box family member 4b isoform X3, translating to METFHTPSLGDEEFEIPPISLDPDSALTVSDVVSHFGELSDAGGSDGVVVPGNAVVEGDDPSFAAPYVSAPSQGLEHLTLGVMNQSGGSALLGSSLGMDLGHPIGSQFSSSSPVTIDVPLGDMGQGLLGSNQLTTIDQSELSAQLGLGLGGGNMLQRPQSPENPLSATASPTSSLQDDDMDDFRRSVLVESPVSLAVSPAVISLDPSMSECPVSASTSSVSSAVGRRGAAAPAGGGGGKKGRKKKDPNEPQKPVSAYALFFRDTQAAIKGQNPNATFGEVSKIVASMWDSLGEEQKQVYKRKNDAAKKEYLKALSEYRANKNSQAPIEVMETEPSPPPAAPAPPPSPPVVTPASTSTPRPSRSQHYNPEENTITNICTSNIILDLPHVTTRSRTGAKPPAPAPSPAPNPPTVTKIIIKQTPLPSGGVSITSTTASSPRQPPPLQQMQSTPPPPRLQQAPPPLQAKPRGGGAAAATAPPPLQIKVVPSSRQKDSAAPIIVTAAGNTGSKLTSPSGVTVDVGQSDAVVMSGEEVAEAEEGMEVEVNVTPGLSVTAAQAPTICVRAGCNKPAVESEDWDKEYCSNECVATHCRDVFMAWCAIRGSNSTTVT from the exons ATGGAG ACGTTCCACACCCCCAGCCTCGGCGATGAGGAGTTCGAGATCCCGCCCATCTCTCTGGACCCGGACTCGGCGCTCACCGTGTCCGACGTGGTGTCTCATTTCGGCGAGCTGTCGGACGCCGGCGGCTCAGACGGCGTGGTGGTACCGGGGAACGCCGTGGTGGAAGGGGACGACCCGTCCTTCGCCGCCCCCTACGTCAGCGCTCCCTCGCAGGGCTTGGAGCACCTGACCCTGGGGGTCATGAACCAGTCGGGAGGAAGCGCTCTGCTGGGCTCCTCGTTGGGGAtg GATCTGGGCCACCCCATTGGGTCTCAGTTCAGCAGCTCATCTCCGGTGACCATAGACGTCCCGTTGGGTGACATGGGCCAAGGGTTACTGGGGTCCAACCAGCTGACCACTatcgaccaatcagagctgaGCGCTCAGCTGGGGCTCGGTCTAGGAGGAGGCAACATGCTGCAGCGACCCCAATCGCCCGAGAATCCGTTGTCGGCAACGGCGTCGCCCACCAGCTCGCTGCAGGACGACGACATGGACGACTTTAGACGG AGCGTGCTAGTCGAGTCTCCGGTGTCTCTGGCTGTTTCGCCCGCCGTCATCTCACTCGATCCCTCCATGTCGGAGTGCCCCGTCTCTGCGTCCACGTCCAGCGTCTCCTCGGCCGTCGGAcggagaggagcagcagcaccagcaggaggaggaggaggaaaaaaggggaggaagaagaaagaccCCAACGAGCCTCAGAAACCAGTGTCGGCCTACGCTTTGTTCTTCAGGGACACGCAGGCGGCCATTAAAGGCCAGAACCCCAACGCTACGTTCGGAGAAGTCTCTAAGATCGTGGCGTCCATGTGGGACAGTTTGGGAGAGGAACAGAAACAA gtttacaaaaggaaaaatgatgCAGCAAAGAAGGAATACTTGAAAGCTCTATCAGAGTACAGAGCCAACAAAAACTCCCAA GCTCCCATTGAAGTCATGGAAACCGAGCCGTCGCCACCGCCCGCTGCCCccgctcctcctccttctcctccggTCGTCACGCCCGCCTCCACTTCCACCCCGCGACCCTCCAGGTCCCAGCACTACAACCCCGAGGAGAACACCATCACCAACATCTGCACCTCCAACATCATCCTGGACCTGCCTCACGTCACCACGCGGTCCCGCACCGGCGCCAAGCCCCCGGCCCCGGCCCCGAGCCCCGCCCCTAACCCTCCCACCGTCACCAAGATCATCATCAAGCAGACGCCGCTTCCGTCCGGCGGCGTCTCCATCACCAGCACCACCGCCTCCTCGCCGCGCCAGCCGCCCCCGCTGCAGCAAATGCAGAGCACCCCGCCGCCGCCCAGACTGCagcaggctccgccccctctgCAAGCCAAGCCTCGGGGCGGCGGCGCTGCCGCGGCCACCGCTCCGCCTCCCCTGCAGATCAAAGTGGTTCCTTCGTCGCGGCAGAAAGACTCGGCCGCGCCCATCATAGTGACGGCAGCCGGCAACACTGGCAGCAAATTGACGTCCCCGTCGGGCGTGACGGTGGATGTGGGGCAATCGGACGCCGTGGTGATGTCAGGGGAGGAGGTGGCGGAGGCGGAGGAAGGG ATGGAGGTGGAGGTGAACGTGACGCCGGGTCTGAGTGTGACCGCCGCGCAGGCACCGACCATCTGCGTGCGCGCCGGCTGCAACAAGCCGGCGGTGGAGAGCGAAGACTGGGACAAGGAGTACTGCAGCAACGAGTGTGTCGCCACACACTGCAG AGACGTGTTCATGGCCTGGTGCGCCATCCGAGGGTCAAACTCCACCACCGTCACATAG
- the tox4b gene encoding TOX high mobility group box family member 4b isoform X1: MDLNFYSDLTDGTGQHDADPEFLDPHAFNGFDSDSKFPGGSENYLSIPGSGHPFLSSSETFHTPSLGDEEFEIPPISLDPDSALTVSDVVSHFGELSDAGGSDGVVVPGNAVVEGDDPSFAAPYVSAPSQGLEHLTLGVMNQSGGSALLGSSLGMDLGHPIGSQFSSSSPVTIDVPLGDMGQGLLGSNQLTTIDQSELSAQLGLGLGGGNMLQRPQSPENPLSATASPTSSLQDDDMDDFRRSVLVESPVSLAVSPAVISLDPSMSECPVSASTSSVSSAVGRRGAAAPAGGGGGKKGRKKKDPNEPQKPVSAYALFFRDTQAAIKGQNPNATFGEVSKIVASMWDSLGEEQKQVYKRKNDAAKKEYLKALSEYRANKNSQAPIEVMETEPSPPPAAPAPPPSPPVVTPASTSTPRPSRSQHYNPEENTITNICTSNIILDLPHVTTRSRTGAKPPAPAPSPAPNPPTVTKIIIKQTPLPSGGVSITSTTASSPRQPPPLQQMQSTPPPPRLQQAPPPLQAKPRGGGAAAATAPPPLQIKVVPSSRQKDSAAPIIVTAAGNTGSKLTSPSGVTVDVGQSDAVVMSGEEVAEAEEGMEVEVNVTPGLSVTAAQAPTICVRAGCNKPAVESEDWDKEYCSNECVATHCRDVFMAWCAIRGSNSTTVT; this comes from the exons ATGGACCTCAATTTTTACTCGGATTTAACAGACGGAACCGGGCAGCACGACGCTGATCCAGAGTTCTTGGACCCGCATGCCTTCAATGGATTTGACTCTGACAGCAAg TTCCCTGGCGGCAGCGAAAACTACCTGTCGATTCCCGGGTCCGGCCAtcctttcctctcttcctccgaG ACGTTCCACACCCCCAGCCTCGGCGATGAGGAGTTCGAGATCCCGCCCATCTCTCTGGACCCGGACTCGGCGCTCACCGTGTCCGACGTGGTGTCTCATTTCGGCGAGCTGTCGGACGCCGGCGGCTCAGACGGCGTGGTGGTACCGGGGAACGCCGTGGTGGAAGGGGACGACCCGTCCTTCGCCGCCCCCTACGTCAGCGCTCCCTCGCAGGGCTTGGAGCACCTGACCCTGGGGGTCATGAACCAGTCGGGAGGAAGCGCTCTGCTGGGCTCCTCGTTGGGGAtg GATCTGGGCCACCCCATTGGGTCTCAGTTCAGCAGCTCATCTCCGGTGACCATAGACGTCCCGTTGGGTGACATGGGCCAAGGGTTACTGGGGTCCAACCAGCTGACCACTatcgaccaatcagagctgaGCGCTCAGCTGGGGCTCGGTCTAGGAGGAGGCAACATGCTGCAGCGACCCCAATCGCCCGAGAATCCGTTGTCGGCAACGGCGTCGCCCACCAGCTCGCTGCAGGACGACGACATGGACGACTTTAGACGG AGCGTGCTAGTCGAGTCTCCGGTGTCTCTGGCTGTTTCGCCCGCCGTCATCTCACTCGATCCCTCCATGTCGGAGTGCCCCGTCTCTGCGTCCACGTCCAGCGTCTCCTCGGCCGTCGGAcggagaggagcagcagcaccagcaggaggaggaggaggaaaaaaggggaggaagaagaaagaccCCAACGAGCCTCAGAAACCAGTGTCGGCCTACGCTTTGTTCTTCAGGGACACGCAGGCGGCCATTAAAGGCCAGAACCCCAACGCTACGTTCGGAGAAGTCTCTAAGATCGTGGCGTCCATGTGGGACAGTTTGGGAGAGGAACAGAAACAA gtttacaaaaggaaaaatgatgCAGCAAAGAAGGAATACTTGAAAGCTCTATCAGAGTACAGAGCCAACAAAAACTCCCAA GCTCCCATTGAAGTCATGGAAACCGAGCCGTCGCCACCGCCCGCTGCCCccgctcctcctccttctcctccggTCGTCACGCCCGCCTCCACTTCCACCCCGCGACCCTCCAGGTCCCAGCACTACAACCCCGAGGAGAACACCATCACCAACATCTGCACCTCCAACATCATCCTGGACCTGCCTCACGTCACCACGCGGTCCCGCACCGGCGCCAAGCCCCCGGCCCCGGCCCCGAGCCCCGCCCCTAACCCTCCCACCGTCACCAAGATCATCATCAAGCAGACGCCGCTTCCGTCCGGCGGCGTCTCCATCACCAGCACCACCGCCTCCTCGCCGCGCCAGCCGCCCCCGCTGCAGCAAATGCAGAGCACCCCGCCGCCGCCCAGACTGCagcaggctccgccccctctgCAAGCCAAGCCTCGGGGCGGCGGCGCTGCCGCGGCCACCGCTCCGCCTCCCCTGCAGATCAAAGTGGTTCCTTCGTCGCGGCAGAAAGACTCGGCCGCGCCCATCATAGTGACGGCAGCCGGCAACACTGGCAGCAAATTGACGTCCCCGTCGGGCGTGACGGTGGATGTGGGGCAATCGGACGCCGTGGTGATGTCAGGGGAGGAGGTGGCGGAGGCGGAGGAAGGG ATGGAGGTGGAGGTGAACGTGACGCCGGGTCTGAGTGTGACCGCCGCGCAGGCACCGACCATCTGCGTGCGCGCCGGCTGCAACAAGCCGGCGGTGGAGAGCGAAGACTGGGACAAGGAGTACTGCAGCAACGAGTGTGTCGCCACACACTGCAG AGACGTGTTCATGGCCTGGTGCGCCATCCGAGGGTCAAACTCCACCACCGTCACATAG